In Paraburkholderia caribensis, a single window of DNA contains:
- a CDS encoding Mth938-like domain-containing protein, translating to MKLHQDSSGALNTVTGYGAGYVDINLQRHTGSIIVMPESPVISWAVSSFEALSPEHFALLIEPAPEVVIFGSGERLRFPHPRLTAALAAHRIGVETMDFKAACRTYNILMAEGRKVAAALLIEG from the coding sequence TTGAAATTACACCAGGATTCGAGCGGCGCCCTGAACACCGTCACAGGCTACGGCGCCGGCTATGTCGACATCAATCTCCAACGTCATACGGGCAGCATCATCGTGATGCCGGAAAGCCCCGTCATCAGCTGGGCGGTGTCGTCGTTCGAGGCCCTCTCGCCCGAGCACTTCGCGCTGCTGATCGAGCCCGCCCCGGAAGTCGTCATCTTCGGCAGCGGCGAACGCCTGCGCTTTCCGCATCCGCGCCTCACGGCCGCGCTCGCCGCCCACCGGATCGGCGTCGAGACGATGGACTTCAAGGCCGCTTGCCGAACCTACAACATCCTGATGGCGGAAGGCCGCAAGGTCGCCGCCGCGCTGCTGATCGAAGGCTGA
- the ltrA gene encoding group II intron reverse transcriptase/maturase: protein MKVSVRKDGSALSHVPDNWYAVDWRRVERNVRGMQIRIAKATREGDWRRVKALQRMLTRTLSAKLYAVRRVTQNQGARTAGVDRELWDSPESRWEAVGRLKRRGYKPLPLRRVFIPKANGKERPLGIPTMRDRAMQALYLLALEPVSESTSDPNSYGFRINRSTADAMSQIFVAMSQKGSAKWVLEADIKGCFDWINHDWLIANVPMDRSILRKWLKAGLIYKGQLQATEAGTPQGGIISPTLANVTLNGLERELNSHLGAKLGIAKAKKLKVNVVRYADDFIITGDSKEVLESEVQPWVEAFLAVRGLRLSEEKTRITHIDDGFDFLGWNFRKYSGKLLIKPSKKNAQAFYRKVSETISGNKTVRQEDLIRLLNPMLRGWAQYHSPVVAKQAYNRMEYLVFRRLWWWSKRRHPQKNARWVGQKYFRSVGERQWVFAAPVVWKDGSKGLFELYQINGTVIKRHKKVKGDYHPFDPTWEQYGEQLRQERMWESVRYRKQWATLFMSQSGLCAHCGCALTDDTGWHDHHLEYRMHGGSDALSNRVLLHPHCHQQVHAGRLVVAKPVPL from the coding sequence ATGAAAGTATCCGTCCGAAAGGATGGATCTGCGCTTTCCCACGTGCCTGACAACTGGTACGCCGTAGATTGGCGTCGGGTCGAACGGAACGTGAGAGGGATGCAGATTCGAATTGCGAAGGCGACGCGGGAAGGTGACTGGCGCAGGGTGAAAGCCCTGCAACGGATGCTGACCCGCACGTTGTCCGCAAAGTTGTATGCGGTACGACGTGTTACGCAAAACCAGGGTGCGCGAACGGCGGGAGTCGATCGCGAACTGTGGGATTCGCCTGAGAGCCGATGGGAAGCCGTCGGCAGGTTAAAGCGGCGTGGATACAAGCCTCTGCCATTACGGAGAGTCTTTATCCCCAAGGCCAATGGGAAGGAGCGCCCTTTGGGCATTCCGACCATGCGGGACAGGGCGATGCAAGCCCTGTATCTGCTGGCACTGGAGCCGGTGTCGGAATCGACGAGCGACCCGAACTCCTATGGGTTCAGGATTAACCGCTCGACTGCCGATGCCATGTCGCAGATATTCGTCGCTATGTCCCAGAAAGGCTCTGCCAAATGGGTATTGGAAGCGGATATCAAAGGCTGCTTCGACTGGATCAATCACGACTGGTTGATCGCGAATGTCCCAATGGACAGAAGCATTCTGCGGAAGTGGTTGAAAGCTGGCCTGATTTACAAAGGGCAGCTACAGGCGACTGAGGCCGGTACGCCACAGGGAGGAATTATCTCCCCGACGTTGGCTAACGTGACGCTGAACGGGCTGGAACGTGAACTGAATTCGCACCTCGGTGCGAAGCTAGGGATCGCAAAAGCCAAGAAGCTGAAAGTGAATGTGGTGCGGTACGCGGACGATTTCATCATCACCGGTGACTCGAAAGAGGTGCTGGAGAGCGAAGTCCAACCTTGGGTGGAAGCATTCCTTGCTGTTCGGGGACTGCGACTGTCGGAGGAGAAAACGCGCATCACCCATATTGATGACGGTTTCGATTTCCTTGGGTGGAATTTCCGGAAATACTCGGGAAAACTGCTCATCAAGCCGAGCAAGAAAAACGCGCAAGCGTTCTATCGCAAGGTGTCGGAAACGATCAGCGGCAACAAGACGGTGAGGCAGGAGGATCTGATCCGGCTGCTGAACCCGATGTTACGGGGCTGGGCGCAATATCACAGTCCCGTCGTGGCCAAACAGGCGTACAACCGCATGGAGTATCTGGTTTTTCGGAGACTCTGGTGGTGGTCCAAGAGGCGGCATCCGCAAAAGAACGCCCGGTGGGTGGGACAGAAGTATTTCCGCTCAGTTGGCGAACGTCAGTGGGTGTTCGCTGCTCCTGTGGTTTGGAAAGACGGCAGCAAGGGGCTATTTGAGCTATACCAGATCAACGGTACGGTTATCAAACGGCACAAGAAGGTGAAAGGGGACTACCACCCCTTTGATCCGACGTGGGAGCAGTATGGCGAGCAGTTGCGTCAGGAACGCATGTGGGAATCCGTGCGGTACCGGAAGCAATGGGCGACGCTATTTATGTCACAGAGCGGGTTGTGTGCGCACTGTGGTTGTGCTCTGACGGACGACACCGGCTGGCACGATCATCATCTGGAATATCGGATGCATGGCGGGTCGGACGCGTTGTCCAACCGGGTACTGCTTCACCCGCACTGCCACCAGCAAGTGCACGCTGGTAGACTTGTAGTAGCGAAGCCGGTCCCGTTATAA
- a CDS encoding bifunctional UDP-4-keto-pentose/UDP-xylose synthase: protein MKKVLILGVNGFIGHHLSKRILETTDWEVFGMDMQTERLGDLVNHERMHFFEGDITINKEWVEYHVKKCDVILPLVAIATPATYVKQPLRVFELDFEANLPIVRSAVKYGKHLVFPSTSEVYGMCSDEQFDPDESALTYGPINKPRWIYACSKQLMDRVIWGYGMEGLNFTLFRPFNWIGPGLDSIYTPKEGSSRVVTQFLGHIVRGENISLVDGGAQKRAFTDIDDGISALMKIIENKDGVATGKIYNIGNPTNNFSVRELAHKMLALAAEFPEYAETAKKVQLVETSSGAYYGAGYQDVQNRVPKIDNTMQELKWAPTSTFDEALRKIFEAYRGHVGEARALVEQQ, encoded by the coding sequence ATGAAAAAAGTCCTGATTCTGGGTGTGAACGGCTTCATCGGCCATCACCTGTCCAAGCGCATTCTCGAAACGACCGATTGGGAAGTGTTCGGCATGGACATGCAGACCGAACGCCTCGGCGATCTCGTCAACCACGAGCGCATGCATTTCTTCGAAGGTGATATCACGATCAACAAGGAGTGGGTCGAGTATCACGTGAAGAAATGCGACGTGATCCTGCCGCTGGTCGCGATCGCCACGCCCGCTACGTACGTCAAGCAGCCGCTGCGCGTGTTCGAGCTGGACTTCGAGGCGAACCTGCCTATCGTCCGTTCGGCCGTGAAGTACGGCAAGCATCTCGTCTTCCCGTCCACGTCGGAAGTCTATGGCATGTGCTCCGACGAGCAGTTCGACCCCGACGAGTCCGCCCTCACCTACGGCCCGATCAACAAGCCGCGCTGGATCTACGCGTGCTCGAAGCAGCTGATGGACCGCGTGATCTGGGGCTACGGCATGGAAGGCCTGAACTTCACGCTGTTCCGTCCGTTCAACTGGATTGGCCCCGGCCTCGACTCGATCTACACGCCGAAGGAAGGTTCGTCGCGCGTGGTCACGCAGTTCCTCGGCCATATCGTGCGCGGCGAAAACATCAGCCTGGTGGACGGCGGCGCGCAGAAGCGCGCGTTCACGGATATCGACGACGGCATCAGCGCACTGATGAAGATCATCGAGAACAAGGACGGCGTCGCGACGGGCAAGATCTACAACATCGGCAATCCGACCAACAACTTCTCGGTGCGCGAACTCGCGCACAAGATGCTCGCGCTCGCCGCCGAATTCCCCGAGTACGCGGAAACGGCGAAGAAGGTGCAGCTGGTCGAGACGTCGTCGGGTGCCTATTACGGCGCGGGCTATCAGGACGTGCAGAACCGCGTGCCGAAGATCGACAACACGATGCAGGAACTCAAGTGGGCGCCGACGTCGACCTTCGACGAAGCGCTGCGCAAGATCTTCGAAGCGTATCGCGGCCACGTCGGCGAGGCACGCGCCCTCGTCGAGCAACAGTAA
- a CDS encoding glycosyltransferase → MNQTDPRPVTPELSVIIPVYNEEAGLGELFSRLYPALDALGTGYEVIFINDGSRDRSAALLAEQFRARPDTTRVILLNGNYGQHMAILAGFEQSRGQIVVTLDADLQNPPEEIGKLCAKMREGFDYVGTIRMQRQDSLWRRKASLVMNRLRERITRIKMTDQGCMLRAYSRHIVDTINRCGEINTFIPALAYTFAQNPVEIDVAHEERFAGESKYSLYSLIRLNFDLVTGFSVVPLQWLSFIGVILSMGSAALFVLLLIRRFIIGAEVQGVFTLFAITFFMLGVIIFALGLLGEYIGRIYQQVRARPRYLVQTILEQRNGEPVVAQPRQSVVPGVQPAPVTGNDQGLIR, encoded by the coding sequence ATGAATCAAACGGACCCACGCCCGGTCACTCCCGAACTCTCGGTCATCATCCCCGTGTACAACGAGGAAGCGGGGCTCGGCGAGCTGTTCTCGCGCCTGTACCCGGCCCTCGACGCGCTCGGCACGGGCTACGAGGTGATCTTCATCAACGACGGCAGCCGCGACCGGTCGGCGGCGCTGCTTGCCGAGCAGTTCCGCGCCCGTCCCGACACCACGCGCGTGATCCTGCTGAACGGCAACTACGGGCAGCACATGGCGATCCTCGCGGGCTTCGAGCAGTCGCGCGGTCAGATCGTCGTCACGCTCGACGCCGACCTGCAGAACCCGCCCGAAGAAATCGGCAAGCTGTGCGCGAAGATGCGCGAAGGCTTCGACTACGTCGGCACGATCCGCATGCAGCGCCAGGACAGCTTGTGGCGACGCAAGGCGTCGCTGGTGATGAACCGGCTGCGCGAGCGCATCACACGCATCAAGATGACCGACCAGGGCTGCATGCTGCGCGCGTACAGCCGCCATATCGTCGACACCATCAACCGCTGCGGCGAAATCAACACGTTCATCCCCGCGCTCGCGTACACGTTCGCGCAAAACCCCGTCGAAATCGACGTCGCGCATGAAGAGCGCTTCGCGGGCGAATCGAAGTATTCGCTCTACAGCCTGATCCGCCTGAACTTCGATCTCGTGACGGGCTTCTCGGTCGTGCCGCTGCAATGGCTGTCGTTCATCGGCGTGATTCTTTCGATGGGCTCGGCCGCCCTGTTCGTACTGCTGCTGATCCGCCGCTTCATCATCGGCGCGGAAGTGCAAGGCGTGTTCACGCTGTTCGCCATCACGTTCTTCATGCTCGGCGTGATCATCTTCGCGCTCGGCTTGCTCGGCGAATATATCGGCCGGATCTACCAGCAGGTCCGTGCGCGGCCGCGCTATCTGGTGCAGACCATCCTCGAACAGCGCAACGGCGAGCCGGTTGTCGCGCAGCCGCGCCAGTCGGTCGTCCCGGGCGTGCAGCCCGCGCCCGTCACGGGCAACGACCAGGGGCTCATCCGATGA
- a CDS encoding DegT/DnrJ/EryC1/StrS family aminotransferase — MAQSSVPFLPFVRPEIDEETIQGVVDVLRSGWITTGPQNQAFEKALSEYCGGRPVRTFNSGTATLEIGLRIAGVGAGDEVITTPATWVSTSNVILEVGATPVFVDIDPATRNIDLDLLEKAITPRTRAIIPVFLSGLPVDMDRLYAIARAHQLRVIEDAAQAFGSTWKGERIGKLGDIVSFSFHANKNLTSIEGGALVLNNEEEAVLAQKYRLQGIVRTGFDGMDCELLGGKYNLTDVAARVGLGQLQHIERFNAQRKKLARAYFDGFEGGAAVRLGMGLPLADFENSNWHMFLVTLPLARLSLSRAGFMEQMKERGIGTGTHYPAIHLFSLYRAMGYREGMYPHAEHYGATTLTLPLFTQMNEGDVARVCRAVNEICEQYGR, encoded by the coding sequence ATGGCCCAGTCATCCGTTCCGTTTTTGCCGTTCGTCCGTCCCGAGATCGATGAAGAAACGATCCAGGGTGTAGTCGACGTGCTCCGCTCCGGCTGGATCACGACGGGCCCGCAAAACCAGGCGTTCGAAAAGGCATTGTCGGAATACTGCGGCGGCCGCCCGGTGCGCACGTTCAACTCGGGCACGGCGACGCTGGAAATCGGTCTGCGCATCGCGGGCGTCGGCGCCGGCGACGAAGTCATCACGACGCCGGCAACCTGGGTGTCAACCAGCAACGTGATTCTGGAAGTGGGCGCGACGCCCGTGTTCGTCGATATCGACCCGGCCACGCGCAACATCGATCTGGATTTGCTGGAAAAGGCGATCACGCCGCGCACCCGGGCGATCATCCCCGTGTTCCTGTCGGGCCTGCCCGTCGACATGGACCGCCTCTACGCGATCGCCCGCGCCCACCAGCTGCGCGTGATCGAAGACGCTGCGCAGGCGTTCGGCTCGACGTGGAAGGGCGAGCGTATCGGCAAGCTCGGCGACATCGTGTCGTTCAGCTTCCACGCGAACAAGAACCTGACCTCGATCGAAGGCGGTGCGCTGGTGCTGAACAACGAGGAAGAAGCCGTCCTCGCGCAGAAGTACCGGCTGCAAGGCATCGTGCGCACGGGTTTCGACGGCATGGATTGCGAATTGCTGGGTGGCAAGTACAACCTGACGGACGTCGCGGCGCGCGTCGGCCTCGGCCAGCTGCAGCATATCGAGCGCTTCAACGCTCAGCGCAAGAAGCTCGCGCGCGCGTATTTCGATGGTTTCGAAGGCGGCGCAGCCGTCAGGCTCGGCATGGGCCTGCCGCTCGCGGACTTCGAGAACAGCAACTGGCACATGTTCCTCGTGACCCTGCCCCTTGCGCGCCTGTCGCTCAGCCGCGCGGGGTTCATGGAACAGATGAAGGAACGCGGCATCGGCACAGGCACGCACTACCCGGCCATCCACCTGTTTTCGCTGTACCGGGCGATGGGCTACAGGGAGGGCATGTATCCGCATGCGGAGCACTATGGCGCGACCACCCTCACGCTGCCGCTCTTCACGCAGATGAATGAAGGCGACGTCGCGCGGGTGTGCCGCGCCGTCAACGAGATTTGCGAACAATACGGCCGATAA
- a CDS encoding SMR family transporter, whose product MNPISLFCILAGVALNATAQLLLKAGTNAIGHFDFTMANVLPIGWRIATQPPIVAGLACYVLSVVVWIVGLSRVDVSIAYPMLSLGYVVNAFAAWYLFGEVLSAQRLIGIGVILVGVVLVARS is encoded by the coding sequence ATGAACCCGATTTCGCTTTTCTGCATCCTCGCGGGCGTCGCGCTGAACGCGACGGCCCAGCTGCTTCTGAAGGCCGGCACGAACGCCATTGGCCATTTCGACTTCACGATGGCCAACGTCCTGCCGATCGGTTGGCGCATCGCGACGCAGCCGCCCATCGTCGCCGGGCTTGCGTGCTACGTGCTGAGCGTGGTCGTGTGGATCGTCGGGCTGTCGCGTGTCGACGTGTCGATTGCCTATCCGATGCTGTCGCTGGGCTATGTTGTGAACGCGTTCGCCGCGTGGTATCTGTTCGGCGAGGTATTGTCGGCGCAACGCCTGATCGGCATTGGCGTGATCCTGGTCGGCGTGGTGCTCGTCGCGCGTAGCTGA
- a CDS encoding glycosyltransferase family 39 protein, whose protein sequence is MNDKPSGLTLNRTTVLLLVLTLAVIWFVPLGWRHLLPSDEGRYAEMAREMFVTGDWITPRYNGYKYFEKPPLQTWLNALSFAWFGIGEWQARLYTALTGFAGVLLIGYTGARVFNVATGFFAALVLASAPYWYLMGHFNTLDMGLSFWMEVTLCALLLAQRPGLPAREQRLWMWLVWASMALAVLSKGLVGLILPGAVLVLYTAVARDWALWKRLYLVSGLIVFFAVVTPWFVLVQDRNPEFFNFFFIVQQFRRYLTPEQNRPGPLWYFVPVMLVGFLPWLSVTFQSARHALRMPRQANGFAPVTLLFVWSAFIFVFFSASHSKLLSYTLPIAPAIALVIGMYLPLVTREQFHRHLTGYALFLVAGGFGAVFLGRLGDRRNPNALYLEFRTWVFAALAVGFLLTLVAIWINRRRRSTANGAQNGLPAGAMTAAAGTASGSATSTGIVGAATAFGIGWVLLATIAGTGHDAFGRLSSGAPLAPDVKAALAKLPADTPFYSVGVLDHTMPFYIDHTMIMVEHADELGFGVSVEPQKWVPTIPQWIERWKAERYAMALMSPDRYKAFSEQHLPMTVVARDSRRVIVEKPLPAEAGAAPAAASEPQPQQ, encoded by the coding sequence ATGAACGACAAGCCGTCCGGGCTGACGCTCAATCGCACGACGGTCCTGCTGCTCGTGCTCACGCTGGCCGTGATCTGGTTCGTGCCGCTCGGCTGGCGCCATCTGCTGCCGAGCGACGAAGGCCGCTACGCGGAAATGGCGCGCGAGATGTTCGTCACCGGCGACTGGATCACGCCGCGCTACAACGGCTACAAGTACTTCGAGAAGCCGCCGTTGCAAACCTGGCTGAACGCGCTGTCGTTCGCGTGGTTCGGCATCGGCGAATGGCAGGCGCGCCTCTACACGGCGCTGACGGGCTTCGCGGGCGTGCTGCTGATCGGCTACACGGGCGCGCGCGTGTTCAACGTCGCGACGGGTTTCTTCGCCGCGCTCGTGCTCGCAAGCGCGCCGTACTGGTATCTGATGGGCCATTTCAACACGCTCGACATGGGCCTGTCGTTCTGGATGGAAGTCACGCTGTGCGCGCTGCTGCTGGCACAGCGTCCCGGGCTCCCGGCGCGCGAGCAGAGGCTGTGGATGTGGCTCGTGTGGGCGTCGATGGCGCTCGCGGTGCTGTCAAAGGGCCTCGTCGGGCTGATCCTGCCGGGCGCCGTGCTCGTGCTGTACACGGCCGTCGCGCGCGACTGGGCGCTCTGGAAGCGCCTTTACCTCGTGAGCGGGCTGATCGTATTTTTCGCGGTCGTCACGCCGTGGTTCGTGCTGGTGCAGGATCGCAACCCCGAATTCTTCAATTTCTTCTTTATCGTCCAGCAGTTCAGGCGCTATCTGACGCCCGAGCAGAACCGGCCCGGACCGCTCTGGTATTTCGTGCCCGTGATGCTGGTCGGCTTCCTGCCATGGCTGTCCGTCACGTTCCAGAGCGCGCGTCATGCGCTGCGCATGCCGCGTCAAGCGAACGGCTTTGCGCCCGTCACGCTGCTGTTCGTGTGGAGCGCGTTCATTTTCGTGTTCTTCAGCGCGTCGCATTCGAAGCTGCTGTCGTACACGCTGCCCATCGCGCCCGCGATCGCACTCGTGATCGGCATGTATCTGCCCCTCGTCACGCGCGAGCAGTTTCACCGCCATCTGACGGGCTACGCGCTGTTTCTCGTGGCGGGCGGCTTCGGCGCGGTGTTTCTCGGGCGTCTGGGCGACCGGCGCAATCCGAATGCGCTGTACCTGGAATTCCGCACGTGGGTGTTCGCGGCGCTCGCGGTCGGGTTCCTGTTGACGCTCGTCGCGATCTGGATCAACCGGCGCAGGCGCAGCACCGCGAACGGCGCGCAGAACGGCCTGCCCGCCGGCGCCATGACCGCCGCGGCGGGCACGGCGAGCGGGAGCGCGACGTCGACGGGCATCGTCGGCGCGGCGACGGCGTTCGGCATCGGCTGGGTGTTGCTCGCGACGATTGCCGGCACGGGCCACGACGCGTTCGGCCGGCTGTCGTCGGGCGCGCCGCTGGCGCCCGACGTCAAGGCCGCGCTGGCCAAACTGCCCGCCGACACGCCGTTCTACTCGGTCGGCGTGCTCGATCACACGATGCCGTTTTATATCGACCACACGATGATCATGGTCGAACATGCGGACGAACTGGGCTTCGGCGTATCCGTCGAACCGCAAAAATGGGTGCCGACGATCCCGCAATGGATCGAGCGCTGGAAGGCCGAGCGCTACGCCATGGCGCTGATGTCGCCGGATCGTTACAAGGCCTTCAGCGAGCAGCATCTGCCCATGACCGTGGTCGCACGCGATTCGCGCCGCGTGATCGTCGAAAAGCCGCTTCCCGCCGAAGCGGGCGCCGCGCCGGCTGCCGCTTCAGAGCCACAGCCGCAGCAATGA
- a CDS encoding polysaccharide deacetylase family protein — MALIVLKIDVDTLRGTREGVPNLARIFDRYKARATFLFSLGPDHTGWAMRRVLRPGFLKKVSRTSVVEHYGVKQLMYGVLLPGPDIGARARSEMRAIHEAGFECGIHTWDHVYWQDNVRSRPRDWTVAQMQKSHDRFAEIFGMPPVTHGAAGWQMNGHAFEQIDAWGMQYASDGRGHAPYFPVVGGRTLSHVQMPTTLPTLDEVLGIDGIDTHNVAAWMLKRTENNPHDQVFTLHAELEGQKLAPVFEQLLAGWRAQGHTFATMGDYHATLDRDTLPSYPVTWGEIPGRSGELIVQPD; from the coding sequence TTGGCTCTGATCGTCCTGAAGATCGATGTCGATACGCTGCGCGGCACGCGCGAAGGCGTGCCGAATCTCGCGCGTATCTTCGACCGCTACAAGGCGCGCGCCACGTTCCTGTTCAGCCTCGGCCCGGACCACACCGGCTGGGCGATGCGGCGCGTGCTGCGGCCGGGCTTTCTGAAGAAGGTGTCGCGCACGTCGGTGGTCGAGCATTACGGCGTGAAGCAGTTGATGTACGGCGTGCTGCTGCCGGGCCCCGACATCGGCGCGCGCGCGCGTTCCGAAATGCGCGCCATCCACGAAGCCGGCTTCGAATGCGGCATTCATACGTGGGATCACGTGTACTGGCAGGACAACGTGCGTTCGCGTCCGCGCGACTGGACCGTCGCGCAGATGCAGAAGAGCCACGACCGCTTTGCCGAGATTTTCGGCATGCCGCCCGTCACGCACGGCGCGGCCGGCTGGCAGATGAACGGCCACGCGTTCGAGCAGATCGACGCATGGGGCATGCAGTACGCGTCCGATGGACGCGGGCATGCGCCGTACTTCCCGGTGGTCGGCGGCCGCACGCTGTCGCATGTGCAGATGCCGACCACGCTGCCCACGCTCGACGAGGTGCTGGGCATCGACGGCATCGACACGCACAACGTCGCCGCGTGGATGCTGAAGCGCACGGAAAACAATCCGCACGATCAGGTGTTCACGCTGCACGCGGAACTCGAGGGCCAGAAGCTTGCGCCCGTATTCGAACAGCTGCTTGCCGGCTGGCGCGCACAAGGCCACACGTTCGCCACGATGGGCGATTATCACGCCACGCTAGACCGTGACACACTGCCGTCGTACCCTGTGACGTGGGGCGAGATTCCGGGCCGTTCCGGCGAACTGATCGTTCAGCCCGACTAG
- a CDS encoding peroxiredoxin yields MPIAVDQAVPDFTAPATGGDFTLSSLRGKKVVVYFYPKDNTPGCTTEGLQFRDLYPKFKKAGAEIIGVSRDSVRSHDNFKAKLELPFTLVSDPDETLCTLFGVMKLKKMYGKEVRGIERSTFVIDAEGVLRREWRGVKVPGHVDEILEAVQAL; encoded by the coding sequence GTGCCCATCGCAGTCGATCAAGCCGTTCCCGACTTCACCGCCCCGGCTACGGGCGGCGACTTCACGCTGTCCAGCCTGCGCGGCAAGAAAGTCGTCGTGTATTTCTACCCGAAGGACAACACGCCCGGCTGCACGACGGAAGGACTGCAGTTCCGTGACCTGTATCCGAAGTTCAAAAAGGCGGGCGCGGAGATCATCGGCGTGTCGCGCGACAGCGTGCGTTCGCACGATAACTTCAAGGCCAAGCTGGAACTGCCGTTTACCTTGGTATCGGACCCTGACGAAACGCTGTGCACGCTCTTCGGCGTCATGAAATTGAAGAAAATGTATGGCAAAGAAGTACGGGGAATCGAGCGCTCCACATTCGTCATCGATGCGGAAGGCGTGCTGCGCCGCGAATGGCGCGGCGTGAAAGTGCCGGGTCACGTCGACGAGATTCTGGAGGCTGTACAAGCGCTTTGA
- a CDS encoding formyltransferase: MKPRAVVFAYHNVGVRCLQVLLARGVDVALVVTHEDSPTENIWFGSVASVAAEHGIPVVTPADPKSPELRARVVDARPDFIFSFYYRHMLPVDLLAVAPRGAYNMHGSLLPKYRGRVPTNWAVLNGETETGATLHEMAAKPDAGAIIAQTPVPILPDDTAAQVFDKVTVAAEQTLWRALPALLRGEAPHLPNDLAHGSYFGGRKPEDGRIDFSQNGQQVYNLIRAVAPPYPGAFTDIGDTRFVVARARLAPPGAPGGDLPPGIHVGDNGFFATCGDGRVIVIHELRHQRDDQHHNSERVVTPAEFTQLTQSSRNT, encoded by the coding sequence ATGAAGCCGCGCGCCGTCGTTTTCGCCTATCACAACGTCGGCGTGCGCTGTCTGCAGGTGCTGCTCGCGCGCGGCGTCGACGTCGCGCTGGTCGTCACGCACGAAGACAGTCCGACGGAAAACATCTGGTTCGGCAGCGTCGCGTCGGTGGCGGCCGAACACGGCATTCCCGTCGTCACGCCCGCCGATCCGAAGAGCCCGGAGTTGCGCGCGCGCGTGGTCGACGCACGGCCGGACTTCATCTTCTCGTTCTACTACCGGCACATGCTGCCCGTCGATCTGCTGGCCGTCGCGCCGCGCGGCGCGTACAACATGCATGGCTCGCTGCTGCCGAAGTATCGCGGCCGCGTGCCGACCAACTGGGCGGTGCTCAACGGCGAAACCGAGACGGGCGCGACGCTGCACGAAATGGCCGCGAAGCCGGATGCCGGCGCGATCATCGCGCAGACGCCCGTGCCCATCCTGCCCGACGACACGGCCGCGCAGGTGTTCGACAAGGTAACCGTAGCCGCCGAGCAGACGCTGTGGCGCGCGCTGCCCGCCCTGCTCAGGGGCGAGGCGCCGCATCTGCCGAACGACCTCGCGCACGGCAGCTACTTCGGCGGACGCAAGCCGGAAGACGGGCGCATCGACTTCAGCCAGAACGGCCAGCAGGTCTACAACCTGATTCGCGCCGTCGCGCCGCCGTATCCGGGGGCGTTCACGGACATCGGAGACACGCGCTTCGTCGTCGCGCGGGCGCGGCTTGCGCCGCCGGGCGCGCCAGGCGGAGATTTGCCGCCCGGCATCCACGTAGGCGATAATGGCTTTTTTGCGACATGCGGCGACGGCCGCGTCATCGTGATCCACGAATTGCGGCATCAGCGCGACGATCAGCACCACAACAGCGAGCGTGTCGTCACCCCCGCCGAATTCACCCAGCTCACTCAATCTTCCCGTAACACATGA